In Nitrosospira briensis C-128, a genomic segment contains:
- the xrtB gene encoding exosortase B, giving the protein MSANLSTTFNRPSGQPEDWRGRLPIWLPIITGLIVLYLPSLVDLFRGIWSTDQQAHGPIVLGIACWLIYRKWPEMWRLSEGQPMVPSAGWPIFIFGLLLYVIGRSQDILLLEIGSVIWILVAILLLMRGSAALKAQWFSLFFMLFMIPLPATIVDNLTMPMKMAVSYVAENILFWANYPIARTGVILQIGQYKLLVADACAGLHTLFTLEALGLLYLNIIRHDSLFRNIALAIFIVPISFTANVIRVMVLTLITYHFGDEAGQGFLHGFAGMVLFLSALLLIIGVDSLLHLGVKVRRNRNNVLDGV; this is encoded by the coding sequence ATGAGTGCCAATTTGTCAACTACATTCAACAGACCATCAGGCCAACCGGAAGACTGGCGCGGCCGGCTACCCATCTGGTTACCAATTATTACCGGATTAATCGTACTTTATTTGCCAAGTCTGGTCGATCTCTTTCGCGGCATCTGGAGTACCGATCAGCAAGCGCATGGTCCGATTGTACTCGGTATCGCTTGCTGGCTTATTTATCGCAAGTGGCCGGAAATGTGGCGTTTGAGCGAAGGTCAACCAATGGTACCTTCAGCCGGTTGGCCCATCTTTATTTTTGGGCTGCTTCTCTATGTGATTGGCCGCTCGCAAGACATCCTGCTTCTGGAGATCGGTTCTGTCATTTGGATACTCGTTGCTATCCTCTTGCTCATGCGTGGTAGCGCCGCACTCAAGGCACAATGGTTTTCGCTTTTCTTCATGCTCTTCATGATTCCATTACCCGCCACGATTGTGGATAACTTGACGATGCCCATGAAGATGGCAGTGTCTTATGTGGCTGAAAACATACTTTTCTGGGCGAACTACCCCATCGCCCGCACGGGCGTTATTCTCCAGATTGGGCAATACAAACTGCTAGTAGCTGATGCATGCGCGGGGCTGCACACCCTTTTTACGCTTGAAGCGCTAGGCCTGCTCTACCTTAATATCATCCGGCACGATTCATTATTCCGAAATATTGCCCTTGCCATTTTTATCGTACCCATTTCTTTTACGGCTAACGTCATACGGGTAATGGTATTAACGTTGATCACCTATCATTTTGGTGATGAGGCCGGGCAGGGCTTTTTACATGGCTTCGCAGGCATGGTGCTCTTCCTTAGCGCACTATTGCTGATCATTGGGGTTGATTCACTGCTGCACCTCGGCGTAAAGGTGCGCCGCAACCGTAATAATGTGTTGGACGGAGTGTAA
- a CDS encoding VanZ family protein, with amino-acid sequence MFLQHMLSRHLRTAAILLALGIVTSLFLGGAQPVAVNLVPEPWDKLLHGIVFALLAWALGFASGLHGWRSLAVAFFGSLLIGLLDEWHQLYLPGRQAGWSDFVADMAGSLIGTVSLTLWNRKRG; translated from the coding sequence TTGTTTTTACAACATATGCTATCCCGCCATCTTCGTACCGCAGCCATACTGCTGGCACTTGGGATCGTGACTAGCTTGTTCCTTGGAGGAGCACAACCTGTTGCTGTGAATCTGGTGCCGGAACCATGGGATAAATTGCTTCATGGCATCGTGTTTGCGTTGCTCGCATGGGCACTTGGCTTCGCTAGCGGACTCCATGGATGGCGCAGTCTGGCTGTTGCGTTTTTCGGCTCGTTGCTGATTGGATTGCTCGATGAGTGGCATCAGCTGTATCTTCCAGGTCGACAAGCGGGATGGTCTGACTTCGTTGCGGATATGGCGGGCAGCCTCATCGGTACGGTATCGCTGACATTGTGGAACAGAAAGCGTGGCTAG
- the epsI gene encoding exosortase-associated protein EpsI, B-type, producing MSLWFRNFILLILMLAASGLALALRPTEKIADQGPVIDLETMIPHTFGDWSEEQQNSVQMVDPQQQEMIEKIYTQTLSRTYLNNRGYRIMLAIAYGDDQRDSMQMHYPEVCYPAQGFSLQSKQTGTLATANGLIPVTRILTNLGQRNEPVTYWTTVGDQVFQGSIQKKLTEMRYGLNGKIPDGMLVRISSIDAEATHAYEMQTLFTDQMLAALTLEHRQKLNGILNPARP from the coding sequence ATGAGTCTCTGGTTCAGGAATTTCATTCTTTTAATACTCATGCTCGCGGCCTCGGGTCTTGCGCTGGCGTTGCGCCCTACCGAAAAAATTGCCGATCAGGGGCCTGTCATCGATTTGGAAACGATGATTCCGCATACATTCGGGGATTGGAGCGAAGAGCAGCAGAACTCGGTGCAAATGGTAGATCCGCAGCAACAGGAAATGATCGAAAAAATTTACACACAGACACTCAGCCGTACCTACCTGAACAACCGCGGTTACCGCATAATGCTCGCGATCGCCTATGGAGACGACCAGAGGGATTCCATGCAGATGCATTACCCCGAAGTTTGCTATCCTGCCCAAGGATTCTCGCTCCAGAGTAAGCAAACGGGTACCTTGGCTACTGCAAACGGTTTAATTCCCGTCACTCGTATCCTGACCAATCTCGGTCAGCGCAACGAACCCGTTACCTACTGGACAACAGTTGGCGATCAGGTATTTCAGGGTAGTATCCAAAAGAAACTTACCGAAATGCGCTACGGCCTGAACGGCAAGATTCCCGATGGCATGCTCGTACGTATTTCCTCGATCGACGCAGAAGCGACGCACGCATATGAAATGCAAACCCTATTTACGGATCAGATGCTTGCCGCGTTGACACTCGAACATCGCCAAAAGCTGAATGGCATATTGAACCCGGCCCGCCCATGA
- a CDS encoding O-antigen ligase family protein yields MKAPTDITIAFMVFQVAFSILPIFFGERYYFHVNLIYPLFVCLALFLWARLSAVDPVIVAKQCLAWIVFSSLIAAIVAPQLVMQPGYIGLIPGFDLRFWGVTSHANTLGAVACMLLILELAEPSTRPWLRTTILAAAALTLVLTQSKASIVAAFIGFSIIFGWRLLNRTHEVIVGSKHGSSVPIVLLGSLIVSIAAIGAFAIFIDTDMLAALKSQLDARAVGTLSTATGRTLIWNAALEGGLQSPLFGQGADFWGIDNRLRLGLGGATSAHNLFLQTFSRSGLIGLAALLVFFYFLVRYSIRAAKPTRGGSLAILAVLLMRSMFETSFQLNSVLAGEFFVMIAHFTYVIDRGAKPIARV; encoded by the coding sequence ATGAAAGCGCCGACTGACATCACCATCGCGTTCATGGTTTTCCAAGTTGCGTTCAGCATTCTCCCGATTTTTTTCGGGGAGCGTTACTACTTCCACGTAAATCTGATTTACCCGCTTTTCGTATGTCTTGCGTTGTTTCTCTGGGCTAGATTGTCAGCTGTCGACCCGGTTATTGTCGCAAAACAATGTCTCGCCTGGATAGTATTCTCCAGTTTGATCGCAGCGATCGTCGCACCGCAGCTTGTCATGCAGCCCGGCTATATCGGCCTGATTCCCGGATTCGATTTAAGATTTTGGGGAGTTACTTCGCACGCGAATACGCTTGGCGCAGTTGCATGCATGCTTCTCATCCTGGAGTTGGCCGAGCCGTCAACCAGGCCATGGCTTAGAACGACTATACTTGCGGCTGCCGCGCTGACGCTGGTCTTAACGCAATCCAAAGCATCAATTGTAGCCGCATTCATAGGTTTTTCGATCATTTTTGGCTGGCGATTATTGAATCGAACCCACGAAGTAATCGTTGGTAGTAAACATGGGAGCTCAGTCCCGATAGTCTTATTGGGTTCACTTATTGTTTCAATTGCAGCGATTGGAGCATTCGCTATATTCATTGATACGGATATGCTTGCTGCACTTAAGAGTCAATTGGATGCGCGTGCGGTGGGCACGCTGTCTACGGCAACCGGTCGAACGTTGATATGGAACGCCGCGTTAGAGGGCGGGTTGCAAAGCCCTCTATTTGGGCAGGGCGCAGATTTCTGGGGAATTGATAATCGGCTTCGACTCGGCCTCGGGGGTGCTACCAGCGCGCACAACCTTTTCTTGCAGACATTCAGCCGATCAGGACTCATCGGGCTTGCTGCATTATTGGTTTTTTTTTATTTTCTTGTTCGTTATTCAATACGAGCAGCCAAACCCACCCGTGGTGGAAGTCTAGCCATACTGGCCGTCCTCCTGATGCGATCCATGTTCGAGACGAGTTTTCAACTCAACTCGGTTCTTGCAGGAGAATTTTTCGTAATGATTGCTCATTTCACCTATGTGATCGACAGGGGCGCTAAGCCGATCGCAAGAGTTTAA
- the epsE gene encoding polysaccharide export protein EpsE — MTKTSIRLLAFFFTLLSMSAYAQHILDYPLGPGDIVRIQVFQNPDLTTETRVSENGSITYPLVGAVEVGGLAIAAAEQKIAAALKNGGFVKQPQVNIVILQMRGSQVSVLGQVNRPGRFPLDTLSRVSDMLAAAGGAAPTGDDFAIVTGLRDGKPFRKVIDIPALYLAEKSDEDIILAGGDTIYIHRAPVFYIYGEAQRPGAYRIERGMTIMQALAQGGGPTQRGSEWWLRLHRTNAEGVVERLSPEMTDSIQPNDIIYVRESIF, encoded by the coding sequence ATGACCAAAACTTCGATAAGGCTACTTGCTTTTTTCTTTACTCTGTTATCTATGAGTGCGTATGCGCAACATATTCTCGACTATCCGCTTGGACCGGGAGATATCGTACGCATTCAAGTATTCCAGAACCCTGATCTGACGACAGAAACTCGGGTATCCGAGAATGGCTCTATTACATACCCGCTCGTCGGCGCTGTCGAAGTGGGAGGGCTTGCTATCGCTGCTGCGGAACAGAAGATCGCTGCCGCACTCAAGAATGGAGGCTTCGTCAAACAACCGCAGGTGAACATCGTCATCTTACAAATGCGCGGTAGCCAAGTAAGCGTGCTTGGCCAGGTCAACCGGCCTGGGCGTTTCCCGCTTGATACGCTCAGCCGCGTAAGCGACATGCTTGCCGCTGCGGGCGGCGCCGCGCCAACGGGTGACGACTTCGCCATCGTTACAGGTTTACGAGACGGTAAACCCTTCCGAAAAGTAATAGATATTCCGGCACTCTACCTCGCGGAAAAATCGGATGAAGATATCATCCTCGCGGGGGGGGACACAATTTACATCCACCGTGCGCCGGTTTTCTATATCTATGGTGAAGCTCAGCGTCCGGGTGCCTATCGTATCGAGCGCGGCATGACCATCATGCAAGCCCTAGCCCAGGGTGGCGGCCCGACGCAGCGCGGGAGCGAATGGTGGCTTCGCCTTCATCGAACAAACGCTGAGGGTGTTGTGGAAAGGCTCTCTCCGGAGATGACCGATTCGATACAGCCCAACGATATAATTTACGTTCGAGAAAGTATTTTCTAA
- a CDS encoding EpsD family peptidyl-prolyl cis-trans isomerase — protein MKLSQNKIILQILSASLALGLAACGSKDAEKPVSQIAAKVNSGEISVHQINYILSHAGANAGTPETAPKVRREILDRLIDQELAVEQAIGKKLDRSPDILMAVENARREILARAYIAQVTAEMPKPTVDEAKQYYIDNPQLFAERRIYNIQEIVVPITAGVDGELREMLNTGKSMESIANWLKDKGIKFGAGSATRSAEQIPLELLPKIHSLKVNDGLIIQGPQSITVMRLAATQSVPISEAAALPRIQQFLGNQRVTEAAKQELKTLKEKAKITYMNGFSDADTNTPSQAAAAPAAISNADVSAVKSNTDISVEKGIAGLK, from the coding sequence ATGAAACTCAGCCAAAATAAAATCATATTGCAAATACTCTCGGCGTCACTTGCACTCGGGCTTGCCGCATGTGGCAGCAAAGACGCCGAAAAGCCCGTCAGTCAAATAGCGGCTAAAGTCAACTCCGGAGAAATTTCCGTTCATCAGATTAACTATATACTTTCTCACGCGGGGGCCAACGCTGGCACACCGGAAACAGCGCCTAAAGTCCGCCGTGAAATTCTCGATCGACTCATTGATCAGGAGCTGGCTGTTGAACAAGCCATTGGGAAAAAACTTGACCGTTCGCCTGATATTCTTATGGCTGTCGAAAACGCTCGCCGCGAAATTCTTGCCCGGGCATATATTGCGCAAGTTACTGCGGAGATGCCGAAGCCGACTGTTGATGAAGCGAAACAATATTATATTGACAATCCACAGCTCTTTGCCGAGCGCCGCATATACAACATACAGGAAATTGTGGTTCCGATAACTGCCGGGGTAGATGGCGAACTGCGAGAAATGCTCAATACGGGCAAATCGATGGAAAGTATCGCCAATTGGCTCAAGGACAAGGGAATAAAATTTGGCGCCGGTAGCGCTACACGGTCAGCCGAACAGATTCCCCTTGAGTTGCTGCCTAAAATACACTCGCTCAAAGTCAACGACGGGCTGATCATCCAAGGCCCGCAGTCCATTACGGTAATGCGCCTTGCTGCGACGCAATCCGTGCCTATATCAGAAGCCGCGGCGCTACCGCGCATCCAGCAGTTTCTTGGCAACCAACGTGTAACGGAAGCCGCAAAACAGGAGCTCAAGACGCTTAAGGAGAAAGCTAAAATTACCTATATGAACGGGTTTTCTGACGCTGATACCAACACACCGTCCCAGGCCGCTGCAGCTCCAGCGGCCATAAGCAACGCAGACGTGAGCGCCGTAAAATCCAACACTGACATTAGTGTTGAGAAAGGCATTGCGGGTTTGAAATAA
- a CDS encoding beta-galactosidase, protein MFRLLCSLVIVPLLITLLIARSALAEDNWETLTDHDLTVSSGSALDFSALVTTAPAGKHGPAIALSDGHIGFERRRTPERFLCASIALSPLSGGFPDKAGSEQFVRQLKQTGYNLARLHMVDAQLMSGRFKDFDFDPEQLDRLHFLLAELKAAGIYWIVDGMASDNGGWGDVRPHRWVKKYRARMDVLTDSAGFAHWATLVERLWGAKNPYTGIAPIKDSAMLGMILVNEGSFFYLATTYSKRYPALPGYGKLYPDQLALQFRDWLQTRYGTDTALKSAWGKELKSGESIGGRIDLPDALRGSGRRDIDFDRFVVELEQRSYRAMEKRVRDLGFKGLSTAFNNWSFLAADITRSSLQWVDLHSYHVLPSVMGDPGSKMAQSSLHQNTAQYIRELSTGRQWDKPFTVTEYGQPFWNRWRHESAALIPAIAAHQSWDAICQYAEAPIQVDYGPSHFVRRQAIYPFSVGADPITHAAERLAAILYLRGDVASSRDRIYVHMDAEKVLARSGGWEQVPDPLSKLSLISPMGLDFGPISERPKPGELWVNLTGGQPWWLVKSANGPAAGRDLRSAAVAALQDAKLIGSGNRSQPENQLFQSDTGQLVVDSGAGLIQVTTDRTAALVLKGGSASAGTLSVSSASAPALFAVSSLDKKPIAQSRHLLLWVLTDAINTGMTFTDAERTTIKTLGKFPPQVQTISATLRVAAENSAGLKAWPLSLGGVRRQAIPLTQVGGAIELRLDTAALPNGPALFFEIADE, encoded by the coding sequence ATGTTCCGATTACTTTGCAGTCTCGTCATCGTACCGCTGCTAATAACATTATTGATAGCGCGGAGCGCGTTGGCCGAGGATAATTGGGAAACACTTACTGATCATGATCTGACCGTTTCTTCCGGGAGCGCGCTAGATTTCTCCGCCTTGGTCACAACCGCGCCAGCAGGCAAACACGGCCCGGCCATTGCGTTATCAGATGGGCATATCGGCTTCGAGCGCCGTCGTACGCCAGAGCGCTTCCTTTGCGCCTCGATAGCGTTAAGCCCGCTGAGCGGCGGTTTCCCCGATAAAGCGGGGAGTGAGCAATTTGTGCGGCAACTCAAGCAAACAGGCTATAACCTGGCTCGGCTGCATATGGTTGACGCACAGCTGATGAGCGGTCGCTTTAAGGACTTTGATTTCGATCCCGAGCAGCTTGACCGGTTGCACTTCCTGCTTGCCGAGCTTAAGGCAGCGGGCATTTATTGGATCGTCGATGGTATGGCTTCTGACAATGGCGGATGGGGCGACGTGCGGCCGCACCGCTGGGTAAAAAAATACCGTGCCAGAATGGATGTGCTCACCGATTCCGCAGGTTTCGCTCACTGGGCAACCCTGGTTGAGCGGTTGTGGGGCGCGAAGAACCCCTACACGGGCATCGCTCCCATAAAAGACTCAGCGATGCTGGGTATGATACTGGTCAACGAAGGGAGTTTCTTCTATCTCGCTACCACTTATAGCAAGCGCTACCCGGCGCTCCCTGGTTATGGCAAGTTGTACCCAGACCAATTGGCTCTCCAGTTTCGTGACTGGCTGCAGACGCGTTATGGCACCGATACTGCCTTGAAGTCAGCCTGGGGCAAAGAGCTAAAAAGCGGAGAATCCATTGGAGGAAGGATCGACCTGCCTGATGCCCTTCGCGGAAGCGGGCGCCGCGATATCGATTTTGATCGCTTCGTTGTCGAACTGGAGCAGCGGAGTTATCGCGCGATGGAAAAACGGGTGCGCGATCTGGGTTTCAAGGGTCTGAGCACCGCTTTTAACAACTGGAGTTTTCTGGCTGCGGACATTACCCGTTCCAGCCTTCAATGGGTGGACCTGCACAGTTACCATGTTTTGCCCAGCGTAATGGGCGATCCGGGCTCAAAGATGGCCCAATCGAGTTTACATCAAAATACGGCTCAGTATATTCGCGAACTCAGTACTGGGCGACAATGGGACAAGCCATTTACCGTCACCGAATATGGACAACCATTCTGGAACCGGTGGCGCCACGAATCGGCCGCTTTGATACCGGCAATCGCCGCGCATCAAAGCTGGGATGCAATTTGCCAGTACGCCGAAGCACCTATTCAGGTCGATTACGGCCCATCCCATTTTGTGCGACGGCAAGCAATCTACCCGTTCAGCGTCGGAGCCGATCCAATTACCCACGCCGCTGAGCGTCTCGCCGCCATACTGTACTTGCGTGGAGATGTCGCGAGTTCACGAGACCGCATATACGTGCACATGGATGCTGAGAAAGTGCTGGCCAGAAGCGGTGGTTGGGAACAAGTACCGGACCCACTTTCAAAGCTTTCCCTCATCTCCCCCATGGGTTTGGATTTTGGCCCGATTTCAGAACGGCCGAAACCTGGCGAACTCTGGGTCAACCTGACAGGGGGGCAACCTTGGTGGCTCGTGAAATCGGCGAATGGCCCAGCGGCTGGACGGGATTTACGCTCGGCTGCCGTAGCTGCACTGCAAGATGCGAAATTGATAGGCTCTGGCAATCGCTCTCAGCCCGAAAATCAGTTGTTCCAATCCGACACAGGACAGCTCGTCGTGGACTCGGGGGCTGGCCTTATTCAGGTAACGACCGATCGAACAGCAGCACTGGTGCTGAAAGGCGGTAGTGCCTCGGCCGGCACGCTGAGCGTAAGCTCCGCGAGCGCACCGGCGCTGTTCGCGGTTTCTTCTCTGGATAAAAAGCCGATTGCTCAGAGCCGTCACTTACTGCTGTGGGTATTGACAGACGCCATCAATACAGGCATGACCTTCACGGACGCGGAACGCACTACGATTAAAACCCTGGGTAAATTTCCCCCGCAGGTACAGACGATCTCGGCTACATTACGTGTCGCGGCGGAGAATAGTGCTGGGCTCAAGGCTTGGCCGCTCTCTTTGGGAGGCGTTCGGCGTCAGGCAATTCCTCTTACGCAGGTAGGGGGCGCCATCGAATTGCGCCTGGATACAGCAGCACTACCGAATGGTCCGGCGCTTTTCTTCGAGATTGCAGATGAATGA
- the epsF gene encoding chain length determinant protein EpsF, protein MTLLQFLLILRARYKVAALTLLITVAATFFISLLLPKQYSATSSVVIDVRSPDPIAGMIMPGLATPAYMATQEDILNSDRVAHRVVKLLRMDESPAIREQWMDATEGEGDLMIWLADLLKQKLEVRPSRESNVINIEFSGSEPSFVATVANAFAQAYIDVHLALKVAPARESATWFEDQTKVVREKLEKAQAALSAFQQKTGIIATDERLDHETAKLNELSARLTNVQAETSDSSSKRKSAGNSETLAEVMQSPMINMLKSDIARLEAKHNESNVNLGVNHPQTKRTETELASLRRRLASETRQISDSISTSYEVGKQKEKELLEAMESQKKRILELNKERDEIAVLKRDVEAAQHTFEGVSQRSAQTRLESLSAQTNIAILNPATIPTKHSRPRILLNVLISIFLGTLLGIGIALMLELSSRCVRSSEDLIQVIDLPVLAVISSRPVQKIPKQLGPVAS, encoded by the coding sequence ATGACACTTCTACAATTCCTGCTCATTCTCCGGGCGCGCTACAAGGTAGCCGCGCTTACGCTGCTGATTACGGTGGCTGCCACGTTTTTTATCAGCTTGTTGTTACCCAAGCAATATAGTGCTACCAGCTCCGTAGTGATCGATGTCAGGTCGCCTGATCCCATCGCCGGTATGATCATGCCAGGGTTGGCAACGCCTGCATATATGGCGACGCAGGAAGATATCCTCAACAGCGATCGTGTAGCTCATCGCGTGGTCAAGTTATTGCGTATGGACGAAAGCCCGGCTATCCGGGAGCAATGGATGGACGCCACGGAAGGTGAAGGGGATTTGATGATTTGGCTGGCTGACCTGCTCAAGCAAAAGCTTGAAGTCAGACCTTCACGCGAAAGCAATGTAATCAACATCGAATTCAGCGGCAGTGAGCCCAGCTTTGTTGCAACCGTGGCGAATGCCTTCGCCCAGGCTTACATCGACGTTCACCTTGCACTGAAAGTCGCGCCCGCCCGTGAATCAGCCACCTGGTTTGAGGACCAGACCAAAGTGGTGCGTGAGAAACTGGAAAAAGCCCAGGCGGCACTCTCGGCATTTCAGCAAAAGACCGGCATCATCGCTACCGATGAGCGGCTTGATCATGAAACTGCCAAACTCAACGAATTGTCGGCTCGATTAACGAACGTACAGGCTGAAACCTCGGATAGCAGCAGCAAGCGTAAATCCGCCGGCAATTCCGAAACACTGGCTGAAGTGATGCAAAGCCCAATGATTAATATGCTTAAATCAGACATTGCGCGCCTTGAGGCCAAACACAACGAAAGCAATGTGAATCTCGGTGTAAACCATCCGCAAACGAAACGTACGGAAACTGAACTTGCCTCGCTCAGAAGGAGGCTGGCTAGCGAAACCCGGCAAATCTCGGACAGTATCAGTACCTCCTACGAGGTGGGTAAGCAAAAGGAAAAAGAACTGCTTGAAGCAATGGAGTCTCAAAAAAAACGTATACTCGAGCTCAACAAGGAGCGCGATGAAATCGCCGTACTCAAACGTGATGTTGAAGCTGCCCAGCATACGTTTGAGGGTGTGAGCCAGCGTTCTGCTCAAACCCGTCTTGAAAGCCTGTCGGCTCAGACCAACATCGCGATTCTGAATCCAGCCACAATACCAACCAAGCACTCGCGGCCCAGAATCCTGCTCAACGTTCTAATCTCCATTTTCCTCGGTACCTTACTCGGTATAGGGATTGCTTTGATGCTTGAACTCAGCAGCCGTTGTGTGCGCTCATCAGAAGATCTTATCCAGGTCATCGATCTACCAGTACTTGCGGTGATTTCCAGCAGGCCGGTGCAAAAAATTCCCAAGCAGCTTGGCCCGGTAGCCAGCTAA
- the epsG gene encoding chain length determinant protein tyrosine kinase EpsG, translating to MKPVSASLPLIKRNQTTTPGESSIYGKAQVTGNGSSIGAILVDTGRLSADNADRILRLQIEQGKRFGDTAIELGLLTEDDVRFALSRQFNNLYLPAGDNSLSYQLVAAYKPFSPIVEKLRALRSQLMLRWFDTEVRLNSLAIMSPGIGEGRSFIAANLAVVFSQLGKRTLLIDANLRAPRQHELFKLGNNAGLSSMLAGRIGIEAIARVPSLLGLSVLPAGAVPPNPQELLGRTGFPELLQSMARDFDVVIIDTPAAHEYAEAQIIAARASAALIVARKDRTSVAQTIELARSLQQTGTTPVGSVLNEF from the coding sequence ATGAAACCCGTAAGCGCTAGCCTACCACTCATCAAACGGAATCAGACCACGACACCAGGCGAGTCTTCAATTTACGGTAAAGCGCAGGTCACCGGCAATGGCAGTTCAATAGGGGCCATCCTCGTCGATACCGGACGCCTCTCCGCCGATAACGCCGATCGCATTCTCCGGTTGCAGATAGAGCAGGGCAAACGCTTTGGTGATACCGCTATTGAGCTGGGCCTGCTTACGGAAGACGACGTTCGTTTTGCCCTCTCTCGCCAATTTAATAACCTCTACCTTCCTGCGGGGGATAACAGCCTCAGCTATCAACTCGTAGCCGCCTATAAACCGTTCAGTCCTATCGTCGAGAAGCTGCGCGCCTTGCGTAGTCAGCTAATGCTGCGGTGGTTCGATACTGAAGTCAGGTTGAACTCCCTCGCTATCATGAGTCCTGGCATAGGGGAAGGACGCAGCTTCATTGCTGCAAATTTGGCGGTTGTCTTCTCGCAACTGGGAAAGCGCACCTTGCTCATCGACGCAAATCTGCGTGCGCCGCGCCAGCATGAGCTATTCAAGTTAGGCAACAATGCAGGTTTATCCAGTATGCTGGCGGGTCGTATCGGGATCGAGGCGATCGCACGCGTACCTTCGTTGCTGGGGCTTTCCGTGCTGCCAGCCGGTGCTGTGCCGCCGAATCCGCAGGAACTGCTCGGCCGCACTGGCTTCCCCGAATTGTTACAGTCGATGGCCCGCGATTTTGACGTTGTCATTATTGACACGCCTGCCGCGCACGAATACGCCGAAGCTCAGATTATTGCGGCGCGCGCTTCAGCCGCCCTCATAGTCGCCCGCAAAGATCGAACATCAGTCGCGCAAACAATTGAGCTGGCCCGTAGTCTCCAGCAAACGGGCACAACGCCCGTGGGGTCGGTGCTGAACGAATTCTGA